The genomic DNA CGGCCCGGAGATATGGAGCAGGCAATCGGGCGAGACCCTCTACCGCCTCGCCGCCGCGCCGTTCGGCGGCTATGTGAAGATGACCGGCGACGAGGAAGGCGAGCCGGAGGAGGGCGCGCCGCCCGTCGACCCGGCGAAGGCGTTCAACAAAAAGCCGGTCTGGCGGCGGCTGCTGATCGTTTCGGCCGGCCCGGTGTTCAACCTGATATTCGCCGCGCTGATTTTCGCCGTGGTCTACATGGCCGGCATCAATGTGCCGGATACCGTGATCAAGAGCGTGATGAGCGATTCCGCCGCGCATGCCGCGGGCCTGATGGCGGACGACCGGATAGTAAGCATCGACGGGGTCAAGATTGAAAACTGGAGCCAATTGGCCGATACCATCGCCGCCTCGCCCGGCAAGGAGCTGGCCGTCGCCGTCGACCGCCCCGGCAAGGGGGAGATGGTGATCCACGTCATCCCGGTGCCGGACAAAGCCAAGACCATCTTCGGCGAGGAGGTGTCGGTGGGGCGCGTGGGTATTGTGCCGACCGAGATATTCAAGCGCTACAACCCCTTCGAGGCCGTGCGGATGGGAACGATGAAAATGGTGGAGGTCTCGAAGCTCACCCTCATGGTGATCGTGAAGATATTCCAGAAGGTGGTGCCGGCCGATACCATCGGCGGCCCGCTGATGATCTTCAAGATAGCGGGCGATCAGGCGCGGGCCGGCATCATGCCGCTGATAATGTTCATGGGGGTGCTCTCGGTGAATCTGGGGATACTCAACTTCCTGCCGATACCGGTGCTGGACGGCGGACACATCGTGTTTTTTATCATCGAGGCGATAAAGGGGAGTCCCGTATCGCTGCGCGGGCGGGAGATTTCCCAGCAGGTGGGCATCTTCCTGCTGATATCGCTGATGGCCTTCGCGTTCTATAACGACATCAGCCGCTTCATCGCCCACATGGCCAAGTAAGCCGCTTTCTTTTAAGGGCGGGGTACATGCCCTCCAGCATGTACCTCCTAATTTCCCGCGCCTTCTATATTTTCGTGATCTTTACCTTCCACAGGTCGGGACCCTGCTGTTGATATTCCCAGGCGATCTGCCCCGGTTTTTCGTGCGTAAACTGGTAATACAGCGGCTTCGGGTCATGGTCGTTCACCAGTATGAAAGACTCCCCTTTTTTCAGGCCGTCGAACGTCTTGAAGATAAGCGGGTGCCGTTCCCTCGGCGCGATTTCCGTCACATTCAGCTCGTTCATAATCACGTCTCCTTAACAATGCAATGGGGGGAGGGAACGGGAACCGTTGCGCTCCCCCCATGCCAATTTAGCGCGGAAGGATATTATCCCCCTTGCCCATTTTGGGATCCGCTTCGGGCGAATTGGTCATGATGGTTATTGCGCCGTGGTGGGCGGCTTTCATGGTGTGGTCGACGTAGGCATGGTGCGTGGTGCGGTCGGCCGGGGAATAAATGTCAAAGGTGTCCGCCTCCGACACCGCCACGTTGTAGGTCTGCATCCCGTAGATCACGTTTTTCGGGTTGCCGTTGGGGTACACGCGCGCCCATATGTTGCCGATCGGGTGGAAGGCCACCGGCTCGTTGACATTGGCGTTGACAAAAAATATGCGGACCAGCTCGCCCGGCTTCGATTCCAGGGTCTTTGCGGAGCCGACGCCGTGGAGCGGGTCATAATGGAATATTTTGCCGTTGATAAGCGAGTTGGTGCTTCCGATGTTTTCCACGATGGCCATGGCGTCGCCGGATTTCGGGAAGTATTGCGACTGAACCAACACGTATTCGCGGTCGGGCTTCGGGTAGTTTTTTGTATACCCCTCTTTGGGATCCACGATGATTATCCCGAACATGCCCTTGGCGATGTGCTGGGCCATGTTGTCCGCGCCGCAGTGGTACATGAAGACGCCCGGATACTGGGCGACGAACTTGTAGTCTTTCTTTGAGCCGGGTTTCACCGCCTCGAATTCGCTCAGCACATCGACTATCGCCGCATGGAAGTCCATGGAGTGGCTGTTGCCGTTGCCTTGGTCGTTAAT from Nitrospinota bacterium includes the following:
- the rseP gene encoding RIP metalloprotease RseP yields the protein MSMVSYVFSALVVLGVLIIVHELGHFLMARWMGVGVEKFSIGFGPEIWSRQSGETLYRLAAAPFGGYVKMTGDEEGEPEEGAPPVDPAKAFNKKPVWRRLLIVSAGPVFNLIFAALIFAVVYMAGINVPDTVIKSVMSDSAAHAAGLMADDRIVSIDGVKIENWSQLADTIAASPGKELAVAVDRPGKGEMVIHVIPVPDKAKTIFGEEVSVGRVGIVPTEIFKRYNPFEAVRMGTMKMVEVSKLTLMVIVKIFQKVVPADTIGGPLMIFKIAGDQARAGIMPLIMFMGVLSVNLGILNFLPIPVLDGGHIVFFIIEAIKGSPVSLRGREISQQVGIFLLISLMAFAFYNDISRFIAHMAK
- a CDS encoding DUF2249 domain-containing protein, which encodes MNELNVTEIAPRERHPLIFKTFDGLKKGESFILVNDHDPKPLYYQFTHEKPGQIAWEYQQQGPDLWKVKITKI
- a CDS encoding multicopper oxidase domain-containing protein, whose product is MTTTNKILLLLITAVFIAANPAMAKTVKVDIHAIEHDVEIDNKGTKFPAWTFGGTMPGPVVRVTEGDTVDFTLINDQGNGNSHSMDFHAAIVDVLSEFEAVKPGSKKDYKFVAQYPGVFMYHCGADNMAQHIAKGMFGIIIVDPKEGYTKNYPKPDREYVLVQSQYFPKSGDAMAIVENIGSTNSLINGKIFHYDPLHGVGSAKTLESKPGELVRIFFVNANVNEPVAFHPIGNIWARVYPNGNPKNVIYGMQTYNVAVSEADTFDIYSPADRTTHHAYVDHTMKAAHHGAITIMTNSPEADPKMGKGDNILPR